Proteins encoded together in one Bacteroidales bacterium window:
- a CDS encoding ferredoxin, whose amino-acid sequence MAIKKVWIEEGCTACGLCQDTCPEVFIVEDQARVIEGVTYSNFEAQIKEAAESCPVEVIKYEE is encoded by the coding sequence ATGGCAATCAAGAAAGTTTGGATCGAAGAGGGCTGCACTGCCTGCGGACTATGCCAGGATACGTGCCCTGAAGTTTTTATCGTTGAAGACCAGGCCAGGGTGATTGAAGGTGTCACTTACAGTAATTTTGAGGCGCAGATTAAAGAGGCAGCCGAAAGTTGTCCGGTTGAAGTGATCAAGTATGAGGAGTAA
- the aspS gene encoding aspartate--tRNA ligase: MYRTHTCGELRISDTGKKVTLAGWVQRSRDLGGMTFIDLRDRYGITQLVFNMDTRPDLCVQARKLGREYVISVTGRVKERDSKNPKLPTGDIEIEAEELIVLNPSEVPPFTIEEVSDGGDDLRMKYRYLDLRRPPLKRNLELRHRMAQEVRKYLDQQDFIEIETPVLMNSTPEGARDFVVPSRMNPGQFYALPQSPQTLKQLLMVAGYDRYFQIVKCFRDEDLRADRQPEFTQIDCEMSFVDVPDIIATFEGLAHHLFLTVKGLRFEEPFLRMTYREAMDKYGSDKPDLRFGMEINDFTALSRGKGFQVFDTAEFVGGICVPGCGNYSRKELDALTEWVKRPQVGAKGLIYIKSEAEGQIKSSVDKFFSSADLQEWMKAAKAHAGDLILVMAGAKEKTLKALGELRLEMGNRLGLRDKNTFKPLWVIDFPLLEWDEEEKRYFAMHHPFTSPLEEDIPLLETNPGMVRAKAYDFVINGVEIGGGSIRIHRADIQQLMFKCLGFTPEEAEKKFGFLMNAFKYGAPPHGGIAFGFDRWCALFAGLDSIRDIIAFPKNNSGRDVMLDTPSELMPQQLDELHIRVVTNQSKDL; encoded by the coding sequence ATGTACAGAACTCACACCTGCGGAGAACTGAGAATAAGCGACACCGGCAAAAAAGTAACCCTGGCGGGATGGGTACAGCGAAGCCGGGATCTTGGCGGTATGACTTTTATTGACCTGCGCGACCGGTATGGCATTACCCAGCTCGTTTTTAACATGGATACCCGACCTGATTTATGCGTTCAGGCCCGCAAACTGGGCAGGGAATATGTCATTTCTGTTACCGGCAGGGTGAAGGAACGGGACAGTAAAAACCCGAAACTTCCTACGGGTGATATAGAAATTGAAGCCGAAGAACTTATCGTGCTGAATCCATCGGAAGTTCCTCCCTTTACCATAGAAGAAGTCTCAGACGGAGGTGATGACCTGCGCATGAAATACCGTTATCTCGACCTCCGCCGGCCTCCGCTGAAAAGAAATCTGGAACTGCGCCACCGCATGGCTCAGGAAGTACGCAAATATCTTGACCAGCAGGATTTTATTGAAATCGAAACCCCCGTTCTGATGAATTCAACTCCTGAAGGTGCCCGCGACTTTGTTGTCCCCTCACGTATGAATCCCGGGCAGTTTTACGCCCTTCCACAATCACCCCAGACGCTCAAACAATTGCTGATGGTAGCCGGTTATGACCGGTATTTCCAGATCGTTAAATGTTTTCGCGACGAAGACCTGCGGGCTGACCGACAGCCGGAATTTACCCAGATTGACTGTGAAATGTCCTTTGTGGACGTACCTGATATTATTGCCACATTTGAAGGTCTTGCCCACCACCTTTTCCTTACGGTGAAAGGCCTCCGGTTCGAAGAGCCTTTTCTCCGCATGACCTACCGGGAAGCCATGGATAAATACGGCAGCGATAAGCCTGATCTGCGGTTTGGAATGGAAATTAACGATTTTACTGCTCTTTCCAGAGGAAAAGGCTTTCAGGTGTTTGATACAGCCGAATTTGTTGGCGGGATTTGCGTGCCCGGCTGCGGGAACTACTCACGAAAAGAACTCGACGCCCTGACCGAGTGGGTTAAACGGCCCCAGGTCGGTGCAAAAGGATTAATTTATATTAAATCAGAAGCAGAAGGACAAATTAAATCTTCTGTCGACAAATTTTTCTCCTCTGCTGACCTGCAGGAATGGATGAAGGCAGCAAAAGCCCATGCCGGCGACCTGATTCTTGTCATGGCCGGAGCGAAAGAAAAAACGCTTAAAGCACTCGGCGAACTTCGGCTTGAAATGGGTAACCGCCTGGGACTGCGCGATAAAAACACATTTAAACCTCTCTGGGTGATTGACTTCCCCTTACTCGAATGGGACGAAGAAGAAAAACGGTACTTTGCCATGCACCATCCTTTTACTTCGCCGCTTGAAGAAGATATACCCCTGCTCGAAACCAATCCGGGCATGGTGCGTGCCAAAGCATACGATTTTGTAATCAACGGTGTGGAAATCGGCGGAGGGTCCATCCGTATTCACCGTGCCGATATTCAGCAACTTATGTTTAAATGCTTAGGGTTTACACCTGAAGAAGCAGAAAAAAAATTCGGTTTTCTCATGAACGCTTTCAAATACGGAGCACCACCCCACGGAGGAATTGCTTTCGGATTCGATCGCTGGTGTGCCCTCTTTGCCGGACTTGACTCCATCCGCGATATCATAGCTTTTCCTAAAAACAACTCCGGCAGGGATGTGATGCTCGATACACCTTCGGAATTAATGCCACAGCAACTTGACGAACTTCATATCAGGGTTGTTACCAATCAGTCTAAGGACCTTTAA
- the nadA gene encoding quinolinate synthase NadA, with amino-acid sequence MENDSALIDKIHQLRKEKNAVILAHFYQIPEIQDIADFVGDSLDLSRKSAATDADIIVFAGVHFMAETAKILSPQKKVLIPDPNAGCSLADSCPADAFRAFRAKYPDHLVVSYVNTSAEIKAMTDITCTSSNALQIIESIPKDRKIIFAPDKNLGNFLNSITGRNMVLWDGACHVHEKFSLEKILALKQQYPGAKLIAHPECQRPVLLAADYVGSTSALLRFAETDSGNEYIVATESGILHQMRKRNPHKTFIPAPPLDSTCGCSECIFMKMHTLQKIYDSLKEEKYEILLDPELIERARRPIEKMLELSS; translated from the coding sequence ATGGAAAATGATTCCGCCTTAATTGATAAAATTCATCAGCTCAGGAAGGAGAAAAATGCGGTTATTCTTGCGCATTTTTATCAGATTCCTGAAATTCAGGATATTGCTGATTTTGTTGGTGACAGCCTTGATTTATCCCGGAAATCGGCAGCAACAGATGCTGATATTATTGTTTTTGCCGGCGTTCACTTTATGGCCGAAACCGCCAAGATTTTATCCCCCCAAAAAAAAGTGCTGATTCCTGACCCCAATGCAGGGTGTTCTCTGGCCGATTCCTGTCCTGCCGATGCTTTCAGGGCGTTCAGGGCAAAATATCCCGACCACCTGGTTGTTTCTTATGTAAATACATCGGCTGAGATCAAAGCAATGACCGATATTACCTGTACTTCTTCCAATGCCTTGCAGATCATAGAAAGCATTCCGAAAGACCGGAAGATTATATTCGCCCCTGATAAGAATCTGGGCAATTTTCTGAACAGCATCACAGGACGGAATATGGTGTTATGGGATGGTGCCTGCCATGTACATGAGAAGTTTTCGCTGGAGAAAATACTGGCTCTCAAACAGCAATATCCGGGAGCCAAACTGATTGCCCATCCGGAGTGTCAAAGGCCGGTTTTGCTGGCGGCCGATTACGTGGGCTCAACCTCTGCATTATTGCGCTTTGCGGAAACCGATTCAGGAAATGAATATATAGTAGCCACTGAGTCGGGTATTTTGCACCAGATGAGGAAACGCAATCCGCACAAGACCTTTATTCCTGCGCCTCCTCTTGATTCAACCTGCGGGTGCAGTGAATGCATCTTCATGAAAATGCACACTCTGCAGAAAATTTACGACAGCCTTAAGGAAGAGAAATATGAAATACTGCTCGATCCTGAACTTATTGAGCGGGCAAGAAGACCAATTGAAAAAATGCTGGAATTGTCTTCCTGA
- a CDS encoding nucleoside deaminase: MNWPLFSDEYFMNEALKEARKAMEKDEVPVGAVIVAENRILARAHNLTETLNDVTAHAEMMALTAAANAMGGKYLPDCTLFVTVEPCVMCAGALFWAQIGRIVYGAADPKRGYSLLKGEILHPGTLVKPGVLENECAQLMRDFFRKKRTG, from the coding sequence ATGAACTGGCCTTTATTTTCGGATGAGTATTTTATGAACGAAGCCCTGAAGGAAGCCCGTAAAGCCATGGAAAAGGATGAGGTTCCGGTAGGTGCAGTCATTGTGGCTGAAAACCGCATTCTTGCCCGTGCCCACAATCTGACGGAAACCCTGAATGATGTTACTGCCCATGCAGAAATGATGGCACTCACTGCCGCTGCCAATGCCATGGGAGGGAAGTACCTTCCCGACTGTACTCTGTTTGTAACGGTGGAACCTTGCGTTATGTGCGCGGGTGCCTTGTTCTGGGCACAGATCGGACGAATCGTTTACGGTGCGGCTGACCCCAAAAGAGGCTATAGCCTTCTCAAAGGCGAAATACTGCATCCGGGAACCCTTGTTAAACCGGGTGTGCTGGAAAATGAATGTGCCCAACTGATGCGGGATTTCTTCCGGAAAAAACGAACCGGATAA
- a CDS encoding serine acetyltransferase, translated as MESFAKKLEQVNRDYCFDVPPLEATRDFTRDLVNLLFPIRQNRLLSAQAIFERLTLLKQQCIQLIGVFGNRLPAPTTELAESFFLKLPEIYDILLEEAEGYMKNDPAADSVEEVIMCYPGFFAVTVYRLAHALHELGVPVMPRMMTEYAHSRTGIDIHPAARIGRKFFI; from the coding sequence ATGGAATCATTTGCCAAAAAACTTGAACAGGTCAATCGCGATTATTGTTTTGACGTTCCCCCTCTGGAGGCGACGCGTGATTTTACCCGTGACCTTGTCAATCTTCTTTTCCCTATCAGGCAGAACAGGCTTCTTTCAGCTCAGGCTATCTTCGAACGGCTGACCCTCTTAAAACAACAATGCATTCAGCTTATTGGTGTTTTCGGTAACCGATTGCCCGCTCCTACAACGGAACTTGCCGAGAGCTTTTTTTTGAAATTGCCGGAGATCTATGATATTTTGCTTGAGGAAGCCGAAGGTTACATGAAGAACGATCCTGCTGCCGATTCGGTGGAAGAAGTAATCATGTGTTATCCGGGTTTTTTTGCGGTAACTGTTTACCGTCTGGCCCATGCCTTGCATGAACTTGGTGTTCCGGTTATGCCGCGTATGATGACGGAATATGCCCATTCACGTACCGGCATCGACATCCACCCTGCAGCCCGCATCGGCAGGAAATTTTTCATT
- a CDS encoding Hsp20/alpha crystallin family protein — MSLMLRRSLLPSWMDEFFNRDLLSEMDLGESMSMPAVNVIEDKDAFRIEVAAPGLEKKDFKIDVDDKLLTISSEKEVSKESKESNYLRKEFSYTSFRRSFTLPDIVDADKIKANHKDGILTITIPKKEEAKKKAGRTIEIQ, encoded by the coding sequence ATGTCACTGATGTTAAGACGTTCATTACTTCCTTCGTGGATGGATGAATTCTTTAACAGAGATTTGCTGTCCGAAATGGACCTTGGCGAATCGATGAGCATGCCGGCAGTAAACGTTATCGAAGACAAGGATGCTTTCCGGATTGAGGTGGCAGCTCCAGGCCTTGAAAAGAAAGATTTTAAGATTGATGTTGACGACAAGCTGCTTACCATATCTTCTGAAAAAGAAGTATCCAAGGAAAGCAAAGAGTCGAATTATCTGAGGAAAGAATTCTCCTACACTTCTTTCCGCAGATCATTCACCTTGCCCGATATCGTGGATGCCGACAAGATCAAAGCCAACCATAAGGACGGTATCTTAACCATCACCATCCCGAAGAAGGAAGAAGCTAAAAAGAAAGCCGGCCGGACTATTGAAATTCAATAA
- the dprA gene encoding DNA-protecting protein DprA, with translation MEEDSLLHDIALSLIPGVGSITARQLISYAGSSQAVLSMRRKDLLQIPGIGETMADRILQANTLSRAEEELRFIERYKIKALTFRDSAYPERLRQCPDAPLVLYVKGEADLNAEHMIAVVGTRSATSYGKKMCYELIDRLTAKGYRFTVVSGLAYGIDVAAHRASLKAKQPTIAVLGHGLSSIYPPLHAQVAREICREGALVTDFVSDVKAERKNFLRRNRIIAGLSEATIVVESAEKGGALVTADIAVSYNRDVLAFPGKATDIYSAGCNRLIRLNKAALIVSASDLEYALGWIPEKKDNARQQALFTEPQGIEKDILDMLRTRGPMLVDELALAADIPVNKLAGILLNLELSGRVECLPGKVYQLG, from the coding sequence ATGGAGGAAGATAGCTTATTACACGACATTGCCCTGAGCCTTATTCCGGGGGTTGGAAGCATTACCGCGCGCCAGCTGATTTCCTATGCGGGCAGCAGCCAGGCAGTTTTGTCCATGCGGCGCAAGGATCTTCTGCAGATACCTGGAATAGGAGAAACCATGGCCGATCGTATTCTTCAGGCCAATACCCTTTCCCGCGCCGAAGAGGAGCTTCGTTTTATTGAAAGGTACAAGATAAAGGCCTTGACATTCCGCGACAGCGCTTACCCCGAACGTCTGCGGCAATGTCCTGATGCTCCTCTGGTTTTATATGTAAAAGGAGAGGCTGACCTGAATGCGGAGCACATGATTGCTGTAGTCGGTACCCGGTCGGCTACCAGTTACGGCAAAAAAATGTGTTACGAACTGATTGACCGCCTGACGGCAAAAGGGTATCGTTTTACCGTTGTAAGCGGACTGGCCTATGGTATCGATGTGGCGGCCCACAGAGCTTCGCTGAAGGCGAAACAGCCAACCATTGCTGTGCTGGGGCATGGGCTCAGTAGTATCTACCCCCCTCTGCACGCTCAGGTAGCCAGAGAAATTTGCAGGGAAGGTGCCCTGGTTACTGATTTTGTAAGCGATGTGAAGGCAGAGCGAAAAAATTTCCTGCGCCGCAACAGAATCATTGCCGGTCTTTCGGAAGCCACCATCGTGGTTGAATCAGCTGAAAAAGGAGGAGCGCTTGTTACTGCCGATATTGCCGTATCGTACAACCGGGATGTGCTTGCTTTTCCGGGCAAGGCCACCGATATCTATTCGGCCGGGTGCAACCGCCTGATACGGTTGAACAAGGCCGCACTGATTGTATCGGCTTCTGACCTGGAATACGCACTTGGATGGATTCCCGAGAAAAAAGACAATGCCCGCCAGCAGGCCTTGTTTACTGAACCACAGGGCATCGAAAAGGACATTCTTGACATGTTGCGCACCCGGGGGCCTATGCTGGTAGATGAGCTGGCACTGGCGGCTGATATTCCGGTCAACAAACTGGCCGGAATCCTCCTGAACCTCGAGTTGTCGGGCAGAGTGGAATGCCTGCCGGGAAAGGTCTATCAATTGGGCTGA
- a CDS encoding zinc metallopeptidase, with protein sequence MIGFYVFFGVLMLISLLVSEMLKSRFRRYSQIPLPSGLTGKEVAEKMLRDNGIYDVEVISTEGELTDHYNPLKKTVNLSRSVYNSNSVAAAAVAAHECGHAVQHARAYAWLQMRSALVPVVSFASNWVQWILLAGILLIGVFPQLLLAGIVLFALTTIFSIITLPVEVDASRRALAWLSNAGITNYETHDKATDALRWAAYTYFIAAITSLATLLYYILIYLGRRD encoded by the coding sequence ATGATTGGATTTTATGTATTTTTTGGTGTATTAATGCTGATCAGTCTGTTGGTCAGCGAAATGTTAAAGTCGCGTTTCCGCAGATATTCGCAGATACCCTTGCCTTCAGGCCTTACGGGGAAGGAAGTTGCAGAGAAAATGCTGCGGGATAATGGCATTTATGATGTGGAGGTTATTTCCACAGAAGGTGAACTCACTGACCATTACAATCCTTTAAAAAAGACGGTCAATCTCAGCCGTAGTGTTTATAACAGCAACAGCGTGGCTGCGGCGGCTGTGGCGGCACATGAGTGCGGACATGCGGTTCAGCATGCGCGTGCTTATGCCTGGCTGCAGATGCGTTCAGCCCTCGTGCCGGTTGTCAGTTTTGCCTCCAATTGGGTGCAATGGATTCTGCTGGCAGGAATTCTGCTGATCGGAGTTTTTCCCCAGCTTCTTCTGGCGGGTATTGTATTATTTGCTCTGACCACCATTTTCAGCATTATTACCCTCCCCGTGGAAGTTGATGCCAGCCGCAGGGCTCTTGCATGGCTCAGCAATGCCGGCATTACCAACTATGAAACCCACGATAAAGCCACCGATGCATTGCGCTGGGCTGCTTATACCTACTTTATTGCTGCCATTACTTCCCTGGCAACTCTGCTTTACTATATTCTCATTTATCTGGGAAGAAGGGATTAG
- the gdhA gene encoding NADP-specific glutamate dehydrogenase, with protein MDIRIEQFMARIKARNPGEPEFHQAVMEVAESLIPFIEEHPKYKYARILERIAEPERVIIFRVPWINDKGEIEINRGYRIEMNSAIGPYKGGLRFHPTVNLSILKFLAFEQVFKNSLTTLPMGGGKGGSDFDPKGKTDNEVMKFCQSFMCELFRHIGPDTDVPAGDIGVGGREIGYLFGMYKRLRNEFTGVLTGKGIEYGGSLIRPEATGYGVVYFAQEMLKTRGQEIKGKTVAISGSGNVAQYAAQKCIELGAKVVTMSDSNGYIYDPRGIDAEKLAFIFELKNIRRGRIREYADKFGCEYYENERPWKVKCDIAFPNATQNEITGEDARELVKNGCICVAEGANMPSTPEAVEVFLKAGILYAPGKAANAGGVAVSGLEMTQNSMRLPWQREEVDSRLRTIMHNIHETCVKYGKEESGYINYVNGANIGGFVKVADAMLAQGVV; from the coding sequence ATGGACATACGTATTGAGCAATTCATGGCCAGAATAAAAGCCCGCAATCCGGGTGAACCGGAATTCCACCAGGCAGTGATGGAAGTGGCTGAATCGTTGATCCCCTTTATTGAGGAACACCCTAAATACAAGTATGCACGGATCCTTGAACGGATTGCAGAACCGGAAAGGGTGATAATTTTCAGGGTTCCGTGGATCAATGACAAAGGTGAAATTGAGATTAACAGGGGCTACCGGATTGAAATGAACTCCGCCATTGGCCCATACAAAGGAGGCCTGCGGTTTCATCCTACGGTAAACCTCAGTATTCTCAAATTTCTGGCCTTTGAACAGGTTTTTAAGAACAGCCTGACTACACTCCCCATGGGAGGGGGAAAAGGCGGATCGGACTTTGACCCCAAAGGAAAAACTGACAATGAAGTAATGAAATTTTGCCAGAGTTTTATGTGCGAACTCTTCCGCCATATCGGCCCTGATACCGATGTGCCGGCAGGAGATATAGGAGTAGGCGGCCGGGAGATCGGTTACCTGTTTGGAATGTACAAGCGCCTGAGGAACGAGTTTACGGGAGTGCTCACCGGAAAGGGGATTGAATATGGAGGAAGTCTGATACGGCCTGAAGCAACCGGTTACGGCGTAGTTTACTTTGCTCAGGAGATGCTGAAAACCCGCGGACAGGAAATCAAAGGCAAAACCGTTGCTATTTCCGGCTCAGGCAATGTGGCCCAGTATGCTGCCCAGAAATGTATTGAACTGGGCGCCAAGGTTGTAACCATGTCCGATTCAAACGGATACATTTATGACCCCCGGGGCATTGATGCCGAAAAACTTGCTTTTATTTTTGAACTGAAAAATATTCGGAGAGGCAGAATACGCGAGTATGCCGACAAATTCGGATGTGAGTATTACGAGAACGAGCGCCCCTGGAAAGTGAAATGCGATATTGCTTTCCCGAATGCCACGCAGAACGAAATAACCGGGGAAGATGCCAGAGAGCTGGTGAAAAACGGATGCATTTGCGTTGCCGAGGGAGCCAATATGCCCTCCACTCCTGAAGCCGTCGAGGTTTTCCTGAAAGCCGGCATATTATATGCTCCCGGAAAGGCAGCCAATGCAGGAGGTGTGGCGGTTTCCGGTCTTGAAATGACGCAAAACAGTATGCGCCTTCCCTGGCAGCGCGAAGAAGTTGACAGCAGGCTCCGCACCATCATGCACAATATCCATGAAACCTGTGTAAAATATGGCAAGGAGGAAAGCGGGTACATCAATTATGTAAACGGAGCCAATATCGGAGGATTTGTAAAGGTGGCCGACGCAATGCTGGCTCAGGGTGTTGTATAG
- a CDS encoding STAS domain-containing protein, translating into MLLIERTSHDDLKVRFRNLTRLTAEKASRLNEDIAGYIESPCRCLNLDMEGIHFIDARSFDILVKLHHVLEERGIRLFLLNVSDEILDLIDLMQLTGTFHIEPTQGTAHEVPLANPYPLS; encoded by the coding sequence ATGCTGCTGATTGAACGAACCAGTCATGATGACCTGAAAGTCCGGTTCAGAAATCTTACCCGACTCACTGCCGAAAAGGCTTCCAGGCTGAATGAAGACATTGCCGGGTATATTGAAAGTCCCTGCCGCTGCCTTAACCTTGACATGGAAGGTATTCATTTCATCGATGCAAGAAGTTTTGACATTCTGGTAAAACTGCATCATGTTCTTGAAGAAAGAGGCATACGGCTTTTCCTGCTGAATGTTTCGGATGAAATACTGGATCTGATTGACTTAATGCAGCTTACAGGAACATTTCATATCGAACCAACACAGGGTACAGCACACGAAGTTCCACTGGCAAATCCCTATCCTCTCAGCTGA
- the aroA gene encoding 3-phosphoshikimate 1-carboxyvinyltransferase, which yields MRVTAPEGRITARITLPSSKSISNRLLIMNALSGNKIRIRNLSSSNDTTVLLEALQPGKKEINAGNAGTAMRFLTAYLAVTEGEYVLTGSERMCQRPVGKLVDALRQLGADIEYLQNEGFPPLKIRGKTLHKQEAEIDGSTSSQFISALLMIAPVLPHGLTLKLTGKIISHPYINLTLKLLKMAGIESVYSGNLIRIDPQLYRETEITAEPDWSSASYWYSIAALSGECLITICDLPEASLQGDAVIARHFATLGVKTEFTPEGAVLSRIPVSCSVFEENFEDTPDMVQTFVVCLGLLGIPFRISGAQSLRIKETDRIAALVNEMKKLGIAITEPENGVLEWNGRKEKPRPGPLRFSTYDDHRMAMSFAPVCLSGQPVDIEDPGVVSKSYPGFWKDLEKAGFKTETSF from the coding sequence ATCAGAGTTACAGCTCCCGAAGGAAGAATTACCGCCCGCATCACTCTTCCTTCTTCCAAGAGCATCAGCAACCGGCTGCTGATCATGAATGCACTGAGCGGAAACAAAATCCGCATCAGGAATCTCTCTTCCAGCAACGACACAACGGTTCTCCTGGAGGCCCTTCAGCCGGGCAAAAAGGAAATCAATGCGGGAAATGCCGGCACGGCTATGCGCTTCCTCACAGCCTACCTGGCAGTAACAGAAGGGGAGTATGTACTAACCGGCTCGGAAAGAATGTGCCAGCGTCCTGTTGGAAAGCTGGTGGATGCCCTCCGTCAGCTGGGTGCCGATATTGAATATCTTCAGAACGAAGGTTTCCCGCCGCTGAAAATCAGGGGAAAAACACTTCATAAACAGGAAGCCGAGATCGACGGGAGCACCAGCAGCCAGTTTATCAGTGCCCTGCTGATGATCGCTCCGGTTCTTCCTCATGGACTTACCCTGAAGCTGACCGGAAAAATAATTTCCCACCCCTATATAAACCTCACCCTGAAGCTCCTGAAAATGGCGGGAATAGAAAGCGTGTATTCCGGAAACCTGATTCGCATTGATCCTCAGCTGTATCGGGAAACGGAAATCACTGCAGAACCCGACTGGAGTTCAGCTTCCTACTGGTATTCCATAGCAGCCCTTTCAGGGGAATGCCTTATTACGATCTGCGATCTTCCTGAAGCCAGCCTGCAGGGCGATGCAGTCATTGCACGGCATTTTGCTACCCTTGGAGTTAAGACCGAATTCACGCCGGAGGGAGCTGTGCTTTCCCGCATACCGGTAAGCTGTTCCGTGTTCGAGGAAAATTTCGAAGACACGCCCGACATGGTACAAACCTTTGTGGTATGCCTTGGCCTGCTGGGTATTCCTTTCCGGATTTCCGGTGCCCAAAGCCTCCGAATAAAGGAAACCGACCGTATAGCAGCTCTTGTAAACGAAATGAAAAAACTGGGAATAGCCATCACCGAACCTGAAAACGGAGTTCTTGAATGGAACGGCCGCAAGGAAAAACCCCGGCCCGGCCCTTTACGTTTCTCAACCTATGATGACCATCGTATGGCTATGTCCTTTGCCCCGGTTTGCCTCTCGGGCCAGCCTGTTGATATTGAAGACCCCGGAGTAGTAAGCAAATCGTATCCGGGTTTCTGGAAAGATCTTGAAAAGGCAGGGTTTAAAACCGAAACATCATTCTGA